One Blastopirellula marina genomic region harbors:
- a CDS encoding MFS transporter, whose product MNPSSAEIERTSRGANENAGIWALGNGLVSTTLVSYFAQSLGAQSAAVSWIIAAPKLVGVLRWFAPNLLKLGGSYRATSTWAFLLSAAFLLLLPLSSVPAFWPSPKVAVWAIVICWCMYHLAEYCGYVVFVAWLMQNVPPAVRGRFFGLRERWLTAGNLIGFLFAGLLGAVLRNAFEADLRWISYPLLAIYGALAIGLSVLPLRQIPEPQVSAPNKHSLADDWMHWSGTRARWFLLYGTWFSAANGLFSTLLYIYPYRGLDLSLFLPLTMAASMRLGQSLISRPVGITVDRFGWRSVMICGQVLIAFGPVLFSFGTVGYIAGNLIWVAYALINVALPIAIVDGRHDRSAAPPLAFYFAWTGLVYGLTALAGQSVADFFVAAQYRDDPAAYDTYFLVATLARLSAILPLVLLPAERKSHT is encoded by the coding sequence GTGAATCCATCTTCCGCGGAAATTGAACGCACATCGCGCGGGGCGAATGAAAACGCGGGTATCTGGGCCCTAGGCAACGGGCTCGTCTCCACTACGCTTGTTTCCTACTTCGCCCAAAGTCTTGGTGCTCAGTCGGCAGCTGTCTCTTGGATAATCGCGGCACCAAAGTTAGTTGGCGTCCTGCGCTGGTTCGCCCCAAACCTTTTGAAGCTAGGTGGTAGCTACCGCGCGACCAGCACCTGGGCGTTCCTGTTGTCGGCCGCTTTCCTGCTGCTTTTGCCCCTCAGCTCGGTGCCCGCGTTTTGGCCGTCACCCAAGGTAGCTGTCTGGGCGATTGTCATTTGCTGGTGTATGTACCACCTGGCCGAATATTGCGGCTACGTGGTCTTCGTTGCCTGGCTGATGCAGAACGTGCCGCCGGCGGTTCGTGGCCGATTCTTCGGTCTCCGTGAAAGATGGTTAACGGCTGGCAACCTGATTGGTTTTCTGTTCGCAGGGCTTCTTGGGGCCGTACTTCGCAATGCGTTTGAAGCGGACCTGCGTTGGATATCCTATCCTCTGCTGGCCATCTACGGAGCGCTGGCGATCGGCCTTTCGGTGCTGCCACTCCGGCAAATCCCTGAACCCCAAGTGTCCGCTCCCAACAAGCACTCTCTTGCCGACGACTGGATGCATTGGAGTGGTACGCGTGCTCGCTGGTTTCTTCTCTATGGAACCTGGTTTTCCGCGGCAAACGGGCTCTTTTCGACATTACTCTACATCTATCCCTATCGCGGGCTCGACTTATCCCTCTTTTTGCCCCTAACCATGGCAGCCTCGATGCGGTTAGGGCAATCTCTGATTAGTCGGCCGGTAGGTATCACCGTCGATCGTTTCGGCTGGCGGTCGGTCATGATTTGCGGCCAGGTGTTGATTGCCTTTGGTCCGGTTCTGTTTAGCTTTGGCACCGTCGGATATATCGCAGGCAACTTGATCTGGGTTGCGTATGCACTGATTAACGTGGCCCTTCCCATTGCCATCGTCGATGGACGTCACGACCGAAGTGCCGCACCACCACTGGCGTTTTATTTTGCCTGGACAGGCCTCGTTTACGGCCTGACGGCCCTCGCTGGCCAGAGTGTGGCAGACTTTTTTGTCGCAGCACAGTACCGCGATGACCCTGCCGCCTACGACACTTACTTTCTGGTGGCAACTTTGGCCCGCCTTTCCGCCATACTGCCGTTGGTGCTCCTCCCCGCTGAACGCAAGAGCCACACTTGA
- a CDS encoding DUF3299 domain-containing protein: MSTSTEPQPAFTGDVDPAMYEQYRSISSLAVTSLLIGFISLVTILAIMLAPIPVAGIALSIWAIITVRKNTATQTGLPLAYAGLVLSTFALVAGTSRYVYEEYINLPEGYEVIAFGLLQEQPGQPLGQPVPDSALELDGKQVLLRGYVYPHAQKSGLTRFVMVPDFDTCCFGGQPKLTDMVEVRLADPLSVDFSFNRRKIGGTLRVHTDLKKIEDLTGVFYELEADYVD; encoded by the coding sequence ATGAGCACCTCCACCGAACCCCAACCGGCATTCACTGGCGACGTTGATCCGGCGATGTACGAACAGTACCGCTCTATTAGCTCGTTGGCGGTTACGTCCCTTCTCATTGGCTTTATCAGCCTGGTCACCATTCTGGCGATCATGCTGGCTCCGATCCCGGTGGCGGGTATCGCGCTGAGCATTTGGGCGATCATCACCGTTCGCAAAAATACTGCGACACAAACCGGCTTGCCACTGGCATACGCTGGCCTTGTTCTTTCCACGTTTGCGTTGGTGGCCGGCACTAGTCGTTACGTTTACGAAGAGTACATCAACCTGCCGGAAGGGTACGAAGTCATCGCTTTTGGGCTCCTTCAGGAACAACCAGGGCAACCTCTAGGACAGCCAGTGCCAGATTCCGCTTTGGAACTCGACGGCAAGCAGGTGCTGCTTCGCGGATATGTTTACCCGCATGCCCAGAAGTCTGGTCTGACTCGTTTTGTGATGGTTCCCGACTTCGATACGTGCTGCTTCGGTGGACAACCTAAATTGACCGATATGGTGGAAGTTCGCCTTGCTGACCCGCTTTCGGTTGATTTCTCCTTCAATCGACGCAAGATTGGGGGAACGCTACGGGTTCATACCGATTTGAAAAAGATCGAAGACCTGACGGGCGTCTTTTATGAACTGGAAGCTGACTACGTCGATTGA
- a CDS encoding ABC transporter permease — MSIWQIAWRSVRQRALASSLTSFSMALGVLLVTAVLLVYGLVSKSFTDNSDLGYNMIAGAKGGKLQLVLNTTFYLSEPVENVPYTFYQQFLTKKQQEQELELMKPENRGELTDGTYAKNTEFAIPVCLGDYYQNYRVVGTLPKFFEVFKDYDNDEPKYSFREGRNFETWNDENGYFEAVVGSIVANQTGLKIGDKIAASHGGDPNDIHTDSPFTVVGILAPSGTPNDRAVFINMEGFYLMAGHAKVEETEEVGANVSGTTISRRQPLPIKQREVTAILIRTSDPFSPIIIKNRVNEGNVAQIVMPVMEITSLFELIVKPIQTLLLVITVLICFVSGISILVSIYNSMNDRKREIAVMRALGARRRTVMGIVLSESIILSVGGGILGWLGAHFLLFGASPMIEAQTGVQIGLFDLAPLPRKLEVLIPSAIIENDWIGPLFSLEFVIVPALILLAVLVGFLPAYTAYRTDVAETLSSSP; from the coding sequence ATGAGCATCTGGCAAATCGCTTGGCGAAGCGTCCGACAACGAGCTTTGGCCTCGTCGTTAACTTCCTTCTCGATGGCACTCGGGGTACTGCTGGTAACGGCGGTACTGCTGGTCTATGGCCTTGTATCGAAGTCGTTCACGGACAACTCCGATCTCGGCTACAACATGATCGCCGGAGCCAAAGGGGGCAAACTTCAGCTGGTGCTGAATACCACCTTCTACCTGAGCGAACCGGTCGAAAACGTTCCGTATACCTTCTATCAGCAGTTCCTCACGAAAAAGCAGCAGGAACAAGAGTTGGAGTTGATGAAGCCGGAAAACCGCGGCGAGTTGACCGACGGCACCTACGCGAAGAACACCGAGTTCGCGATTCCGGTCTGCCTGGGGGACTACTACCAGAACTACCGTGTTGTCGGAACGCTACCCAAGTTCTTCGAGGTCTTCAAAGATTACGACAACGACGAGCCCAAATACTCGTTCCGGGAAGGACGAAACTTTGAAACCTGGAATGACGAGAACGGATATTTCGAGGCGGTTGTTGGATCGATAGTGGCGAATCAAACCGGCTTGAAGATCGGTGATAAGATTGCCGCTTCCCATGGCGGTGATCCGAACGACATCCACACCGATTCACCCTTCACCGTAGTCGGTATCCTTGCCCCTTCAGGTACCCCCAACGACCGGGCCGTCTTCATCAACATGGAAGGCTTCTACCTCATGGCCGGGCATGCCAAGGTGGAAGAAACGGAGGAAGTTGGTGCCAATGTAAGCGGGACCACCATTTCGCGCCGGCAGCCGTTGCCGATCAAACAGCGGGAAGTTACCGCGATCCTCATTCGAACTTCAGATCCCTTTTCTCCGATCATCATCAAGAACCGAGTTAACGAAGGGAACGTTGCCCAAATTGTGATGCCGGTGATGGAGATTACAAGCCTGTTCGAGCTGATTGTCAAACCAATTCAAACGTTGTTGCTGGTCATTACCGTTCTGATTTGCTTTGTCTCGGGAATCTCGATCCTGGTTAGCATCTATAACTCGATGAACGACCGCAAACGCGAAATTGCTGTGATGCGGGCCCTTGGGGCCCGTCGCCGGACGGTGATGGGGATCGTTTTGTCCGAGTCGATCATCCTGTCCGTTGGAGGGGGTATTCTGGGCTGGTTAGGCGCTCATTTCCTATTGTTCGGGGCAAGTCCCATGATTGAGGCACAGACAGGCGTCCAGATTGGGCTGTTCGACCTGGCTCCGCTTCCCAGGAAGCTTGAAGTTCTGATACCTTCGGCGATAATAGAGAACGACTGGATAGGGCCCCTATTTAGTTTAGAGTTCGTGATCGTTCCGGCTCTCATTCTGCTGGCAGTATTGGTTGGCTTTTTGCCTGCCTACACAGCGTATCGTACCGACGTTGCAGAAACACTTAGTTCGTCTCCTTAA
- a CDS encoding DUF3299 domain-containing protein: MHPTHKPLAYLCSLTLCLVVFGCWPPEPLRPVNTTHDTTSPNQTLPLPTEAIGVRSEKEPATPEDTNSEGESAPQEKTDTVVTQPTSTDKKPATGTEASSSKRPVPKPQPGKTLDLTFDDIKFDIEPDAPFKRNMLPQAIEDLNGQKISIGGYMLPSFQQRDIKQFVLVRDNMECCFGPGAALYDCILIEMDGRGVDFTVRPVVVEGIFTVKEYQDDSGKHLAIYHMQGTGVR, translated from the coding sequence ATGCATCCCACCCACAAACCGCTCGCCTACCTCTGCTCTTTGACCCTGTGCCTTGTCGTCTTCGGCTGCTGGCCTCCGGAACCACTGCGTCCAGTGAATACGACACACGACACCACATCGCCAAATCAAACCCTCCCCCTGCCCACAGAGGCAATTGGCGTCCGCTCTGAAAAAGAGCCTGCCACTCCCGAAGACACCAATTCTGAAGGCGAATCCGCCCCCCAAGAGAAAACCGACACCGTCGTAACGCAGCCGACATCAACCGATAAGAAGCCGGCAACTGGTACTGAGGCTTCGTCCTCGAAACGACCAGTGCCAAAACCGCAGCCAGGCAAAACACTCGACCTGACGTTCGATGACATCAAATTCGACATCGAGCCAGACGCACCCTTTAAACGTAATATGCTTCCTCAGGCGATCGAGGATCTCAACGGGCAGAAGATCAGCATCGGCGGTTACATGCTTCCCAGCTTCCAGCAAAGGGACATCAAGCAGTTCGTTCTCGTCCGCGACAATATGGAATGCTGCTTTGGCCCTGGGGCCGCACTCTACGACTGTATCCTGATCGAGATGGATGGCCGCGGCGTCGACTTCACCGTTCGTCCTGTGGTAGTTGAAGGGATATTCACCGTCAAAGAATACCAAGACGATAGCGGCAAGCACCTGGCAATCTATCACATGCAAGGTACCGGCGTTCGTTAG
- a CDS encoding amidohydrolase, which produces MSIELRNRLFQQLDQLVLIDPHTHINSLDPSSHTLADILGYHYYTELAHSAGVPKEKIEEEGISPKEKVGRLIENLGPITNTIQYSWFIEMAQKLLDFDGDTIDTSNWEAFYDAAEEKMSADSWTDTVFSKSRLEGVFLTNDFDDPLEGFDTAKYIPCLRTDDLVFHLTNPRTKVRLYEATGVDISDVVSARQAIGKLFDHFVRNNAKACAISLPPTFAPVKVSDARANTALANVLSSGTSADEDDQRAVSNFIFWTLAENCQERKLPFDLMIGVNRKVFPEGVFQGQDLYDSRVSLIQYKDLLNAFPDVTFPISVLASVTNQELVSYSWIFPNVVANGHWWYSNTPTYIQQDCAARLEAIPRTKQIGYYSDMYKMEFALPKFAMYKRILAKVLAENFVVDRGWSEESAVELGTQLLRGNVETIFNVGN; this is translated from the coding sequence ATGTCGATCGAACTCCGAAATCGCCTCTTCCAGCAACTCGACCAACTTGTTCTGATTGACCCACATACGCATATTAACTCGCTCGATCCCTCGTCGCACACGCTGGCAGACATTCTCGGATATCACTACTACACCGAGTTGGCCCACTCGGCTGGCGTGCCCAAAGAAAAGATCGAAGAGGAGGGGATCTCCCCCAAGGAGAAGGTTGGCCGTTTGATCGAAAACCTCGGCCCAATTACCAATACTATTCAATACAGCTGGTTCATCGAAATGGCCCAGAAGCTGCTGGATTTCGACGGCGATACGATCGACACCAGCAACTGGGAAGCCTTCTACGACGCTGCGGAAGAAAAGATGTCGGCCGATAGCTGGACCGATACCGTCTTCAGCAAGAGCCGCCTGGAAGGAGTCTTCCTGACCAACGACTTCGATGATCCGCTTGAAGGTTTCGATACCGCCAAATACATCCCTTGCCTGCGAACGGATGACTTGGTTTTCCATCTCACCAATCCTCGCACCAAGGTGCGGCTCTACGAAGCGACCGGTGTCGACATCAGCGACGTAGTGTCGGCCCGCCAGGCGATTGGCAAACTGTTTGATCACTTTGTCCGAAACAACGCCAAGGCCTGTGCGATCTCACTTCCGCCAACTTTCGCGCCGGTCAAGGTTTCGGATGCTCGGGCCAACACGGCGCTGGCAAACGTTCTTTCCAGTGGCACCAGTGCCGATGAAGACGATCAACGTGCCGTCAGCAACTTCATCTTCTGGACGCTGGCCGAGAACTGCCAAGAACGCAAACTGCCGTTCGATCTGATGATTGGCGTCAATCGCAAGGTCTTCCCCGAAGGCGTCTTCCAAGGCCAGGACCTATACGACAGCCGCGTTTCGTTGATTCAGTACAAAGACCTGCTCAACGCGTTTCCTGACGTGACCTTCCCGATCTCGGTCCTCGCGAGCGTGACGAACCAGGAACTGGTCAGCTATTCTTGGATCTTTCCGAACGTCGTGGCCAATGGTCACTGGTGGTATAGCAACACACCGACCTACATTCAGCAGGACTGTGCTGCCCGCCTGGAAGCAATTCCCCGCACGAAGCAGATCGGCTACTACAGCGACATGTACAAAATGGAATTCGCCCTGCCGAAGTTCGCCATGTACAAGCGAATCCTGGCGAAAGTCCTGGCCGAGAACTTTGTCGTCGACCGCGGCTGGTCGGAAGAATCGGCCGTTGAGCTGGGTACCCAGCTCCTGCGAGGCAACGTCGAGACGATTTTTAACGTCGGAAACTAG
- the smpB gene encoding SsrA-binding protein SmpB has product MAKKSKATKKEENKNEKSIGENRKARHEYQILEHLECGIQLTGSEVKSLRDGKLQLAESFAHVVNGEVFLVNCEISPYSNSSEFLNHEARRKRKLLLHKREIIKFALKSEEKGLTLVPLKMYFKQGRAKVLLGIGRGRQMHDKREKLKKDVAKRDIDRAMKRG; this is encoded by the coding sequence GTGGCCAAGAAGTCAAAAGCTACGAAAAAAGAAGAAAACAAGAACGAAAAGAGCATCGGTGAAAACCGCAAGGCTCGGCACGAATACCAGATTCTTGAGCACCTGGAATGCGGCATTCAACTGACCGGTAGCGAAGTGAAGAGCCTGCGGGACGGCAAACTTCAACTGGCTGAATCGTTTGCGCATGTCGTCAACGGTGAAGTCTTCCTGGTTAACTGCGAGATCTCGCCCTACTCGAATTCGAGCGAGTTCCTCAATCACGAGGCTCGGCGCAAACGCAAACTGCTGCTTCACAAACGTGAGATCATCAAATTCGCCCTGAAAAGCGAAGAAAAGGGGCTCACACTGGTTCCCCTGAAGATGTACTTCAAGCAAGGACGGGCCAAGGTTCTGTTGGGCATCGGTCGTGGTCGGCAAATGCACGATAAACGCGAGAAGCTCAAGAAGGATGTCGCCAAACGGGACATCGATCGGGCCATGAAACGGGGCTAA
- a CDS encoding lipoyl(octanoyl) transferase LipB yields MEIFDFQSSDLVRRQPTVIDFHHMGIVDFDECIALQKRLVYETGGRDDGHITCLLCEHPPLISIGRAGSRRHIRLTTQEMRRRNLEMRWIGRGGACVAHSPGQLAVYPIVPLKHYGWSVGEYLQRLQNGLLDTARQFEVPSYKRPGRFGLWGRSGMLAAIGVAVQNWVTSHGAFLNVSCGPHSQVGVEANPAELACPGDPATMSSLLEETETCPTIGEVARSVAYHLAQRFEAAQATWHSSHPLFPEVVKQTRDRTREAAS; encoded by the coding sequence GTGGAAATATTCGACTTTCAGTCATCCGATTTAGTCCGGCGGCAGCCGACAGTCATCGACTTCCATCACATGGGAATCGTCGACTTCGATGAGTGTATCGCTTTGCAAAAACGCCTGGTTTATGAAACTGGGGGACGCGACGATGGTCACATTACCTGCCTGCTTTGCGAACATCCACCGCTGATAAGTATAGGCCGAGCGGGCTCTCGGCGACATATCCGCTTGACCACACAAGAGATGCGACGCCGGAACCTCGAAATGCGTTGGATCGGACGCGGTGGTGCCTGTGTCGCTCATTCGCCTGGACAATTGGCCGTTTATCCGATCGTACCGCTCAAACACTACGGGTGGTCTGTCGGCGAATACCTTCAGCGGCTGCAGAATGGACTGTTGGACACGGCTCGGCAGTTCGAGGTTCCCAGCTATAAACGCCCTGGACGTTTCGGCCTTTGGGGGCGAAGCGGTATGCTGGCAGCGATTGGCGTCGCCGTCCAGAACTGGGTTACCAGCCACGGAGCGTTCTTGAATGTCAGTTGCGGACCCCACAGTCAGGTGGGTGTCGAGGCGAATCCTGCCGAGCTTGCCTGTCCCGGAGATCCTGCCACTATGAGCAGTCTCCTGGAAGAAACAGAGACGTGCCCTACAATAGGAGAGGTCGCACGGAGTGTGGCGTACCATTTGGCGCAACGGTTCGAGGCCGCCCAGGCAACCTG
- a CDS encoding ABC transporter ATP-binding protein — MLKISNLKKSFRLPTGERMPILDVPQFNVAAAEQMVIVGRSGCGKSTLLHMISGIGTPDSGTIVINGLDITRLSEEGRDRFRAEMMGYVFQTFNLLQGFTALENVILGMSFSRHSVDRDRAHDLLRRVGLDHRLNAYPRTMSVGEQQRVAVARALANRPKLLLADEPTANVDPANQQSIVDLIRETCQEEEISLVMVTHAMEVAEQFQRIEPLEKLNMASQANKAHA; from the coding sequence ATGCTTAAGATCTCGAATCTGAAAAAGTCCTTTCGGCTGCCTACCGGCGAGCGAATGCCGATTTTGGACGTTCCCCAATTCAACGTCGCTGCCGCTGAGCAGATGGTGATCGTGGGACGTAGCGGATGTGGTAAATCGACGCTGCTGCACATGATCTCGGGAATCGGGACGCCTGATTCTGGAACCATCGTTATCAATGGGCTCGACATTACACGGCTTTCCGAAGAAGGACGCGACCGCTTCCGAGCGGAGATGATGGGCTACGTCTTCCAGACGTTTAATCTGCTGCAAGGTTTCACGGCTCTGGAGAACGTGATCTTGGGCATGTCCTTCTCGCGTCATAGCGTCGACCGCGATCGAGCACACGATCTACTTCGTCGTGTCGGGCTGGATCACCGCTTGAATGCCTACCCCCGGACGATGAGTGTCGGCGAACAGCAGCGTGTCGCCGTGGCTCGAGCCCTGGCCAACCGCCCCAAGCTTCTGTTGGCTGATGAGCCAACGGCGAACGTCGATCCTGCCAACCAGCAATCGATCGTCGATTTGATTCGCGAAACGTGCCAGGAAGAAGAAATCTCGCTGGTGATGGTCACCCACGCGATGGAAGTGGCGGAACAATTTCAGCGAATTGAACCCCTTGAGAAACTGAACATGGCATCCCAAGCGAATAAGGCACACGCATGA
- the eboE gene encoding metabolite traffic protein EboE, translating into MAIQSWTGYCTNVHAGANLEQTQQNLITHASRVQQILGPQQPLGVGLWLSNSTAQSLVEPGKLDEFAQLLRDNQWIPYTFNGFPFGDFHKSIVKHDVYLPTWWQPERLAYTKNLVTILDRLLSAGEEGSISTMPIAWGTPEPCEQQWSLAAQNMLSLVQHLYELEQATGRLIYVCIEPEPGCLLDTTEDVIEFFQKRLFPAGDPERIRRYLRVCHDVCHAAVMFEDQLSVLEKYAQAGILIGKVQISSAIEIRFADLTEDERHAVLSEVSEFAEDRYLHQTTSRDAEGTLRYFDDLPFALQEASQKVPENETWRIHFHMPIYLDQFGLLRTTQSHIHDFLSEIRNHPEIRHFEVETYAWGVLPKELQHNELAEGIAQEIHWLRQQLTHSQQA; encoded by the coding sequence ATGGCCATCCAGTCCTGGACCGGTTACTGCACCAACGTTCATGCCGGGGCAAATCTCGAGCAAACACAACAGAATCTCATCACCCATGCCTCGCGAGTCCAACAGATCCTCGGGCCTCAGCAGCCGCTGGGGGTCGGACTTTGGCTCTCGAATTCAACGGCCCAGTCGCTAGTTGAACCCGGCAAGCTGGACGAATTCGCCCAATTGCTGCGCGACAATCAATGGATACCGTACACGTTCAATGGTTTTCCCTTTGGCGATTTCCACAAGTCGATCGTAAAGCACGACGTCTACCTGCCAACCTGGTGGCAGCCAGAACGTTTGGCCTACACCAAGAACCTGGTGACTATCCTCGACCGTCTGCTTTCTGCTGGGGAAGAGGGAAGTATCTCGACGATGCCCATTGCCTGGGGAACGCCAGAGCCCTGCGAGCAGCAGTGGTCGCTTGCCGCCCAGAACATGCTCAGCCTGGTGCAGCACCTTTACGAGTTGGAACAAGCGACCGGCCGGTTGATCTATGTTTGCATCGAACCAGAACCTGGCTGCCTACTCGACACGACCGAGGACGTCATCGAATTCTTTCAGAAGCGACTATTCCCGGCTGGCGACCCAGAGCGTATCCGCCGGTACCTACGCGTCTGTCACGATGTTTGCCACGCGGCGGTCATGTTTGAAGACCAATTGAGCGTGCTCGAGAAGTATGCCCAGGCAGGCATCTTAATCGGTAAGGTGCAGATCTCGTCCGCAATCGAAATCCGTTTCGCCGATCTAACGGAGGACGAACGCCACGCCGTTCTATCGGAAGTCTCGGAATTCGCCGAGGATCGCTACCTGCACCAAACGACCTCGCGCGATGCCGAGGGGACACTGCGTTACTTCGACGATCTCCCTTTTGCACTGCAAGAAGCGTCCCAGAAGGTGCCGGAGAATGAGACGTGGCGAATACACTTCCACATGCCGATTTACCTCGATCAATTCGGCTTGCTGCGAACCACCCAGTCGCACATCCATGACTTTCTTTCCGAGATAAGAAATCACCCAGAAATTCGACACTTCGAGGTCGAAACATATGCCTGGGGCGTGCTCCCCAAGGAACTGCAACACAACGAGCTTGCTGAAGGGATCGCCCAAGAGATCCATTGGCTTCGCCAGCAGCTCACCCACAGCCAACAAGCCTAG
- a CDS encoding DUF4013 domain-containing protein — protein MSTSGDNPFASPEGTSYEPPQEEGGGSVIPRSSVDYMEAVSDVFGNPNWFVNILLAGVAFLLSAVIPVVGALFAWGYIGEIIGARAYGRTNSYPDFDLNRLGDYVMRGLWMSLAAFAVSMCVVPIMMLAWGVMAALMATNNDALAVVGFVIYFVMIIAGNLFVFFVTCPIVIRAGMLNDLVSAFDFKWIMDFIRKMWVELFLGGIVLYFVAMFFMLIGCLALCVGYIPAAGAVAVMGGLFITQLYQVYVYRGGEALPFKEATKL, from the coding sequence ATGTCGACTTCTGGAGACAACCCATTCGCTTCACCCGAAGGTACAAGCTACGAGCCTCCTCAAGAGGAAGGGGGCGGAAGTGTTATTCCACGTAGTTCAGTCGACTACATGGAAGCGGTAAGCGATGTCTTCGGTAACCCCAACTGGTTTGTTAATATCCTGCTGGCAGGTGTCGCGTTTCTTCTCTCGGCTGTAATTCCGGTCGTCGGTGCTTTGTTCGCGTGGGGCTATATCGGAGAAATCATCGGGGCGAGGGCATACGGTCGCACGAACAGTTACCCTGATTTCGATCTCAATCGACTTGGCGACTATGTGATGCGCGGCCTTTGGATGTCGCTGGCAGCGTTTGCCGTTTCGATGTGCGTTGTGCCAATCATGATGCTGGCCTGGGGTGTTATGGCCGCATTAATGGCCACCAATAATGACGCGCTCGCCGTCGTTGGTTTCGTAATCTACTTTGTGATGATTATCGCAGGCAACTTGTTTGTGTTTTTTGTCACATGCCCCATAGTCATTCGGGCTGGTATGCTCAACGATCTCGTTTCAGCGTTCGATTTCAAATGGATCATGGACTTTATCAGGAAAATGTGGGTCGAATTATTCCTGGGCGGGATCGTACTCTACTTCGTTGCCATGTTTTTTATGCTGATCGGCTGTTTGGCACTTTGTGTCGGATACATCCCTGCAGCCGGTGCCGTGGCAGTTATGGGTGGGCTTTTTATCACACAGCTCTATCAGGTCTACGTCTACCGCGGCGGCGAGGCTCTGCCGTTCAAAGAAGCGACCAAGCTATAG
- a CDS encoding prolyl oligopeptidase family serine peptidase produces MQTVSKRQETHEFVWFDSQGKKRVFPFLCYQPSAFQAEAKLPLLVFLHGAGERGTDLELVKKHGPPKLIDQGEDLPFVTVSPQCPLDQWWAMHENINGLVQLTQYIQSEYAVDTDRTYLTGLSMGGYGTWATAAAYPGLFTAIIPICGGADMATAANLKSTPAWAFHGRDDEIVPLIRSEEIVNAVSEIGGDSRLTIYDNVQHDSWSETYANQKIYDWLLSHKIRNRS; encoded by the coding sequence ATGCAAACCGTTTCCAAGCGTCAAGAGACACACGAGTTCGTCTGGTTCGACAGTCAAGGCAAGAAGCGAGTCTTTCCGTTTCTGTGCTATCAGCCGAGTGCGTTTCAGGCAGAAGCCAAGCTTCCGCTGCTGGTTTTCTTACATGGGGCAGGGGAGCGAGGAACCGATTTGGAATTGGTCAAGAAGCATGGTCCCCCCAAACTAATCGACCAAGGGGAAGACCTACCGTTTGTAACCGTTTCTCCGCAGTGTCCCTTAGACCAGTGGTGGGCGATGCACGAAAACATCAACGGCCTGGTACAGCTCACGCAGTACATACAAAGCGAATATGCCGTCGATACCGACCGGACTTACCTTACCGGGCTGAGCATGGGAGGCTATGGGACCTGGGCGACTGCGGCCGCTTATCCAGGCCTATTCACGGCCATTATCCCCATTTGCGGCGGTGCCGATATGGCGACGGCAGCGAACCTGAAATCGACGCCGGCGTGGGCCTTTCACGGTCGCGATGACGAAATCGTTCCGCTCATTCGAAGCGAAGAAATTGTTAACGCAGTTTCCGAGATTGGTGGTGACTCGCGTCTGACCATTTATGACAATGTGCAGCACGACAGTTGGTCGGAAACCTATGCCAATCAGAAAATTTACGATTGGCTTCTATCGCACAAGATCCGCAACCGGAGTTAA
- a CDS encoding RNA polymerase sigma factor codes for MMNGNLYNDERDRIVDLVLEAQNGDRDAFGQLVEIFQPVVFAIALKRLRHYWEAQELAQDVFIQAMQKLDQLREPAAFPGWLRSIAARMAINRAVRRPHDFATEPEALASVCVENETPLHAILEVERRDNLAVGISRLGAMDRDTLQAFYVEGQSLREMSDEFEAPIGTIKRRLHVARKRLAKEMEELEAVAV; via the coding sequence ATGATGAACGGAAACTTGTACAACGATGAACGGGATCGGATCGTCGATTTGGTCCTTGAAGCTCAGAACGGTGATCGGGATGCATTCGGTCAGCTGGTGGAAATCTTCCAGCCGGTCGTCTTCGCCATCGCTTTGAAGCGTTTGCGTCACTACTGGGAAGCCCAGGAACTGGCTCAGGACGTGTTCATCCAGGCGATGCAGAAGTTGGACCAACTGCGTGAACCGGCTGCCTTCCCAGGCTGGTTGCGTTCGATCGCAGCCCGGATGGCTATCAACCGGGCAGTTCGTCGGCCGCACGATTTCGCTACCGAACCGGAAGCTTTGGCTTCGGTCTGCGTAGAGAACGAAACGCCGCTGCACGCGATTTTGGAAGTCGAACGTCGGGATAACCTGGCAGTCGGCATCAGCCGCCTCGGCGCGATGGACCGGGATACGCTCCAGGCCTTCTACGTCGAAGGACAGTCGCTGCGTGAAATGAGCGATGAATTCGAAGCTCCGATCGGAACGATCAAGCGTCGTTTGCACGTCGCCCGTAAGCGGCTGGCAAAGGAGATGGAAGAATTGGAAGCGGTCGCCGTTTAG